One genomic region from Microcella humidisoli encodes:
- a CDS encoding GNAT family N-acetyltransferase: MGSVNSHRVRDAVASDAEKIARVHVDAWRETYSGVLEARQFSEEVFRKREQFWTSYLSIDPRPGRMVVAEHAGVLVGFANSGEARGPDAEHGFPPVRSLHLFSIYMLVGAHGSGLGQLMLDAVLGDHPAQLWVLRGNHRAIAFYQRNGFVVDGTEFIDPSEPNLVELRMVR; this comes from the coding sequence ATGGGTAGCGTGAATAGCCACCGGGTGCGCGACGCGGTGGCTTCTGATGCCGAGAAAATTGCTCGGGTGCACGTCGACGCATGGCGGGAGACCTACTCGGGCGTGCTCGAAGCTCGTCAGTTCTCTGAGGAAGTTTTTCGCAAACGTGAGCAGTTTTGGACTAGTTACCTATCCATTGATCCGCGTCCGGGGCGCATGGTGGTCGCGGAACATGCTGGAGTTCTGGTGGGCTTCGCGAACTCTGGCGAGGCGCGCGGACCTGACGCCGAGCATGGGTTCCCACCCGTTCGATCGCTGCACTTGTTCTCGATCTACATGCTGGTAGGTGCCCACGGCAGCGGCCTCGGTCAATTGATGCTCGACGCGGTACTCGGCGACCATCCGGCGCAACTTTGGGTCCTTCGTGGCAATCATCGAGCGATCGCGTTTTACCAGCGCAACGGGTTCGTGGTCGATGGCACGGAGTTCATCGATCCATCGGAACCGAACCTCGTTGAACTACGGATGGTGCGATGA
- a CDS encoding SDR family oxidoreductase, translating into MTRRKSALLTGAGRASSIAHGIAKTLADDGWNLALTTWSPYDLGADFGGGASDVDELEASLTRAGALVVRIEADLSDPAAPAEVVARAARALDGLDALVLSHSHSVDSSILDTSLESFDRHFAVNSRAAWLLIKAFAELGQEWGRIVALTSDAVVHNVPYGASKGALDRIILAAAGELGSQGITANLINPGPIDTGWMTDDIRAALTDRQPTGRLGSPADTANLVRFLLSDEGGWVTGQLLKSDGGFSI; encoded by the coding sequence GTGACCCGTCGAAAATCGGCACTACTTACCGGTGCGGGGCGAGCGTCGAGCATCGCCCATGGAATCGCGAAGACGCTCGCCGACGACGGTTGGAATCTTGCTCTCACCACCTGGTCGCCGTATGACCTCGGAGCGGACTTCGGTGGCGGCGCGAGCGACGTCGACGAGCTCGAAGCGAGCCTGACTAGAGCGGGCGCACTCGTCGTGCGCATTGAAGCGGACCTCAGCGACCCGGCGGCACCGGCGGAAGTTGTTGCCCGCGCCGCCCGAGCCCTCGACGGTCTAGACGCCCTCGTCCTCTCCCACTCCCACAGCGTGGACTCATCAATCCTCGATACCAGTCTGGAAAGCTTTGATAGACACTTCGCCGTCAACTCTCGCGCAGCATGGTTGCTCATCAAAGCTTTCGCAGAACTCGGGCAAGAGTGGGGGCGCATTGTCGCTCTCACAAGCGATGCCGTGGTTCACAACGTTCCCTACGGCGCGAGCAAAGGTGCTTTGGACCGCATTATTCTCGCGGCTGCCGGAGAGCTCGGTTCACAGGGAATCACTGCCAATCTCATCAATCCGGGCCCGATCGACACGGGCTGGATGACAGACGACATCCGTGCTGCCTTGACGGATCGGCAGCCCACGGGCCGCCTTGGCAGCCCGGCCGACACCGCCAACCTCGTCCGATTCCTGCTCTCCGACGAAGGCGGCTGGGTGACAGGGCAACTGCTAAAGAGCGATGGCGGCTTCTCAATTTGA
- a CDS encoding type II toxin-antitoxin system VapC family toxin has product MAVDNTPRVYADADVFLHVLLNQEHADICAAVLEAAKRKDIRLVASRLLMVEVGGHGYLADSSERPGIERANALIADYLDLVDTEWVELDLITAREAQQLAWDYKLRSSDAVHLATALRRNVNYFMSYDEKFPFGTTIGRTTVLRPAVVWQPTLEDGLVA; this is encoded by the coding sequence GTGGCCGTTGATAACACTCCGCGCGTATACGCCGATGCCGACGTTTTCCTGCACGTGTTGCTCAACCAGGAGCATGCTGACATTTGCGCCGCTGTCCTCGAGGCGGCCAAGCGTAAGGACATCCGCCTCGTGGCTTCGCGGCTTCTGATGGTCGAAGTAGGCGGTCACGGGTACCTCGCCGACAGTTCTGAACGCCCGGGCATTGAACGAGCCAACGCGCTGATAGCGGACTACCTCGACCTTGTCGACACCGAGTGGGTCGAACTTGATCTCATAACGGCTCGTGAAGCGCAGCAGCTCGCCTGGGACTACAAACTCCGATCAAGCGACGCAGTTCATCTAGCAACCGCACTGCGACGAAACGTGAACTACTTCATGTCTTACGACGAGAAGTTCCCTTTCGGTACCACCATCGGCCGAACGACAGTGCTTCGGCCCGCGGTCGTATGGCAGCCCACACTCGAAGATGGGCTGGTCGCGTAG
- a CDS encoding GrpB family protein has protein sequence MSVDVVPYSVDWPAQFGAVANELQRALEAVPFLSIEHVGSTAVPGLAAKPVLDIDIVVERQHVGLAIAALAQAGYVHRGDLGITDREAMDAPDSQPRRNVYICVEGTLHLRNHLAVREVLRQRSDLRDRYGAVKTALSRVPDMDITTYIAGKSGVLQDVLALSDLTENEKALILQLNTQP, from the coding sequence GTGTCGGTTGACGTCGTGCCCTACTCCGTGGATTGGCCCGCCCAGTTCGGGGCCGTTGCAAACGAACTGCAACGAGCCCTCGAAGCGGTTCCCTTTTTGTCGATCGAACACGTGGGCTCCACAGCTGTACCCGGGCTAGCGGCAAAGCCCGTCCTCGACATCGATATCGTCGTGGAGCGGCAACACGTTGGCCTGGCGATCGCAGCACTCGCTCAAGCCGGCTACGTGCACCGTGGCGACCTGGGCATTACAGATCGAGAAGCAATGGATGCGCCCGACAGCCAACCGCGTCGAAACGTCTATATCTGCGTGGAGGGAACACTGCATCTCCGGAACCACTTGGCAGTCCGGGAAGTGCTCCGCCAGCGATCCGATCTGCGCGACAGGTACGGCGCGGTGAAAACAGCGTTGTCCCGCGTCCCCGATATGGACATCACGACCTATATCGCCGGGAAGTCGGGGGTGCTACAAGACGTGCTCGCACTGTCTGATCTGACCGAGAACGAGAAGGCGCTGATCCTTCAGTTGAACACTCAACCCTGA
- a CDS encoding PHP domain-containing protein, which yields MTTLTADAHVHSEWSWDYASDPASQGSMARTCERAIRIGLPAIVFTEHLDFADDWRVGEGDIGEHAQKYVDSTGRVILPPFDADGYLEAIDRCRHDYPELRILTGVEFGQPHLWDARAASLLSSGAIDRVNGSLHMLPFEDGECTEPTTLYRYRPADEVMWAYLEEIPRMVAESDTFEVFTHIDYAVRSWPIAVAGPFNPRQFEEGFRAAMRAIARSGRALEMNTRRLEAWIPQWWAEEGGRAVSFGSDAHGPDALAANFPNAIAMAESFGFGPGSRPEDLWSR from the coding sequence ATGACCACGCTCACGGCCGACGCTCACGTCCACAGCGAGTGGTCGTGGGACTACGCATCGGATCCGGCGTCGCAAGGCTCGATGGCTCGAACCTGTGAACGGGCGATTCGGATTGGACTGCCGGCGATCGTGTTCACTGAGCACCTTGACTTCGCGGACGACTGGCGGGTCGGTGAAGGCGACATCGGGGAGCACGCGCAGAAGTACGTGGATTCCACCGGCCGCGTGATACTTCCGCCCTTCGATGCCGACGGGTACCTCGAAGCGATTGACCGGTGCCGTCACGACTACCCTGAACTTCGCATACTCACCGGTGTCGAGTTCGGGCAGCCGCACCTGTGGGACGCGCGAGCTGCCTCATTGCTATCCAGTGGCGCGATCGACCGCGTCAACGGATCGCTCCACATGCTCCCGTTCGAAGACGGCGAGTGCACGGAGCCAACGACGTTGTACCGCTACCGGCCAGCGGATGAGGTCATGTGGGCGTATCTGGAGGAGATCCCGCGAATGGTCGCGGAGTCGGACACGTTCGAGGTGTTCACCCACATCGACTATGCCGTGCGCTCGTGGCCGATCGCCGTCGCCGGGCCCTTCAACCCCCGCCAGTTCGAGGAAGGCTTTAGGGCGGCGATGCGAGCGATCGCGCGCTCCGGGCGCGCGTTGGAGATGAACACTCGGCGCCTGGAGGCGTGGATTCCGCAGTGGTGGGCGGAGGAGGGCGGGCGCGCGGTGTCCTTCGGTAGCGATGCCCACGGACCGGACGCGCTCGCCGCGAACTTTCCTAACGCGATTGCGATGGCCGAGTCCTTCGGCTTCGGTCCGGGATCTCGGCCTGAAGACCTGTGGTCCCGTTGA